One genomic segment of Nitrososphaerota archaeon includes these proteins:
- a CDS encoding 4Fe-4S binding protein yields MSRMKVGKALGEMFRTALEKPVTEEYPFGDKVVTQRFRGKLDIDPVKCTGCSICEIVCPAQVITMVPVGKKKIGEREVDIRRPSFDLYTCISCGQCVDDCRFGALSLTHNFELSVFKKESLVMKKALTLG; encoded by the coding sequence ATGTCAAGAATGAAAGTGGGGAAGGCCCTCGGCGAAATGTTCCGCACGGCCCTCGAGAAGCCTGTCACCGAAGAGTATCCCTTCGGGGACAAGGTGGTCACGCAGAGATTCCGGGGAAAGCTGGACATCGACCCGGTCAAGTGCACTGGATGCAGCATCTGCGAAATCGTCTGCCCCGCTCAGGTAATCACCATGGTCCCCGTGGGGAAGAAGAAAATCGGCGAGAGGGAAGTGGACATCAGGCGGCCGTCCTTCGACCTATACACCTGCATTTCATGCGGCCAGTGCGTGGACGACTGCAGGTTCGGGGCCCTATCCCTCACCCACAACTTCGAGCTCTCCGTCTTCAAGAAAGAGTCGCTGGTCATGAAGAAGGCGCTGACCCTTGGCTAG
- a CDS encoding NADH-quinone oxidoreductase subunit H, whose product MNPLQVVQLLLFPGLTFFVWLAFLFEWLERKTVARMQGRVGPLVAGPFGIFQPVADFFKLAAKEEIIPAEADEFVLRWGPSIYFAAPAIGIVFVPVLGYQAVLYHPLDLLFILFVLSLSTLMATMLGYASAGRYSTIAIGRLVVQYTSYEVPLILSMITPAILARSLSIQGIASAQASLWYVFLAPVAFGVFILSSLAELEKPPFDIPSAKTEIVGGWMTEFSGNTLAYVKLTKSLSYVFLSALAVSLFLGGPGGPVLSADPTVQSFWYTVYFLAKLFAVGFLIFAIRTALARIRIDQAARVFWTILTPLALAQLALAILVSFR is encoded by the coding sequence TTGAACCCCCTACAGGTCGTCCAGCTACTCCTGTTCCCGGGCCTGACTTTCTTCGTCTGGCTCGCGTTCCTGTTCGAATGGCTGGAGAGGAAGACGGTCGCCCGCATGCAGGGGAGAGTGGGTCCCCTGGTCGCAGGCCCCTTCGGCATCTTCCAGCCTGTGGCAGATTTTTTCAAACTGGCTGCCAAGGAGGAGATAATCCCAGCCGAGGCGGACGAGTTCGTCCTTCGCTGGGGTCCTTCAATCTACTTTGCAGCCCCGGCGATAGGCATCGTATTCGTCCCCGTTCTTGGATACCAGGCGGTCCTCTACCACCCCCTCGACCTGCTCTTCATCCTCTTCGTCCTTTCCCTCTCGACCCTGATGGCCACCATGCTGGGCTACGCCTCGGCGGGCAGGTACTCCACCATCGCCATAGGGCGGCTCGTGGTCCAGTACACGAGCTACGAAGTCCCGCTCATACTTTCGATGATCACCCCTGCGATACTGGCCCGGAGCCTTTCGATCCAGGGGATAGCCAGCGCCCAGGCCTCGCTGTGGTATGTCTTCCTCGCTCCCGTGGCCTTCGGCGTCTTCATCCTTTCCTCCCTGGCCGAACTCGAGAAGCCCCCCTTCGACATCCCTAGTGCAAAGACAGAGATAGTCGGAGGGTGGATGACGGAGTTCTCCGGCAACACCCTGGCCTACGTGAAGCTCACCAAGAGCCTCAGCTACGTCTTCCTCTCGGCCCTGGCCGTTAGCCTCTTCCTGGGCGGTCCCGGGGGGCCCGTGCTCAGCGCAGACCCGACCGTCCAGTCCTTCTGGTACACAGTGTACTTCCTCGCGAAGCTCTTCGCAGTAGGTTTCCTGATATTCGCGATAAGGACGGCCCTGGCCCGGATTAGAATAGACCAGGCGGCCCGGGTATTCTGGACCATCTTGACTCCCCTGGCCCTTGCCCAGCTCGCCCTGGCGATCCTGGTCTCGTTCAGGTGA
- a CDS encoding nickel-dependent hydrogenase large subunit translates to MSEGNPPAQRKETSAGLMEYSPESMMPFGPVHPSLKEPEYFKLILEGERIVGVIPRIGYVHRGIERAAQERTWVKNIYLFERICGICSFAHSLGYTQGVEALTQFEVPKRAKYIRVIVAELERIHSHLLWLGLVGHWAGIDTLFMWVWKDREHVLDLTEAITGNRVHKSYSTFGGVRMDLPDGIADKLRTELRYIERRVDYYTELVQTEETLAVRTRGVGKITQDAARRLSPVGPLLRCTGISRDVRVEDPYAAYDEVVPRVQTDSAGDIASLLTLRLREVRESCRLVMEAMEKLPSGPFKVSIPRAVPRGESTLHVEAPRGELFYFVRSGGGSGPERVKIRTPTMANLLTATEMLKGQTLADVPVVLTGMDPCFGCMDRVSVLDVGKGKEWSVGGEELRNYGIEYYRRMKG, encoded by the coding sequence TTGAGTGAAGGGAATCCACCCGCGCAGCGCAAGGAGACGAGCGCGGGGCTCATGGAGTACTCTCCAGAGAGCATGATGCCCTTCGGCCCTGTCCACCCTTCGCTGAAGGAGCCTGAATACTTCAAGCTCATCCTCGAGGGCGAAAGGATTGTCGGTGTCATCCCTAGGATCGGCTACGTCCATCGGGGGATCGAGCGAGCAGCCCAGGAGAGGACCTGGGTGAAAAACATCTACCTCTTCGAGCGGATCTGCGGCATCTGCAGCTTCGCCCACAGCCTCGGCTACACCCAGGGGGTAGAAGCTCTTACTCAATTCGAGGTCCCGAAACGGGCAAAGTACATCAGAGTGATTGTCGCCGAGCTCGAGCGGATCCACTCGCATCTACTCTGGCTCGGGCTCGTCGGGCACTGGGCGGGGATAGACACCCTGTTCATGTGGGTCTGGAAGGACCGCGAGCACGTCCTCGACCTGACCGAGGCGATCACCGGCAACAGGGTCCACAAGTCGTACTCCACCTTCGGGGGAGTCCGGATGGACCTCCCGGATGGTATTGCAGACAAACTTCGGACGGAACTACGTTACATCGAGCGGAGGGTCGACTACTACACTGAGCTGGTCCAGACGGAGGAGACCCTTGCCGTGAGGACCAGGGGAGTGGGCAAGATCACCCAGGACGCCGCCAGGAGGCTTTCCCCAGTGGGACCCCTCCTCCGGTGCACCGGCATTTCGCGAGACGTGAGGGTCGAAGACCCCTACGCAGCCTACGACGAGGTCGTGCCCAGGGTGCAGACGGACAGCGCGGGCGACATCGCTTCGCTCCTGACGCTCCGGCTCCGCGAAGTCAGGGAGTCCTGCCGCCTTGTAATGGAGGCGATGGAGAAGCTCCCCTCCGGTCCCTTCAAGGTGAGCATCCCGAGAGCGGTCCCTCGGGGGGAATCCACCCTCCACGTCGAAGCGCCCAGAGGTGAGCTCTTCTACTTCGTGAGGTCCGGAGGTGGAAGCGGTCCGGAGCGGGTGAAGATCAGGACTCCCACCATGGCCAACCTCCTCACCGCCACTGAGATGCTGAAGGGCCAGACCCTCGCCGACGTGCCCGTTGTCCTCACCGGCATGGACCCGTGCTTCGGCTGCATGGACAGGGTCTCGGTCCTGGACGTGGGCAAGGGGAAGGAATGGTCTGTCGGGGGGGAGGAGCTGCGAAACTACGGCATCGAATATTACAGGAGGATGAAGGGTTGA
- a CDS encoding NADH-quinone oxidoreductase subunit C: protein MPGDPMAAIAARLGGKIVEERRTTTINVSPERVREACLAVSSVPGLYHLSTITGIDEGETIALLYQFWQGRKFAVVRTSVPKTQAKLASVSSDLPSAVLYEAEIQDLLGVAFEGNPYLGKRLLLPDNYPADAPPPLRREANPEKIRRMMGLE, encoded by the coding sequence TTGCCAGGTGACCCAATGGCGGCCATCGCCGCCAGACTCGGCGGGAAGATCGTCGAGGAGCGGAGGACCACGACGATCAACGTCAGTCCGGAAAGGGTCAGGGAGGCGTGCCTGGCTGTCTCGTCCGTACCCGGCCTCTACCACCTCAGCACCATCACAGGCATAGACGAGGGGGAAACGATAGCGCTGCTGTATCAATTCTGGCAGGGAAGGAAGTTCGCGGTGGTTCGGACCTCCGTGCCGAAGACCCAGGCGAAGCTGGCGTCCGTCTCGAGCGACCTACCGTCTGCCGTATTGTACGAAGCTGAGATCCAGGACCTGCTAGGCGTCGCCTTCGAGGGGAACCCCTACCTCGGCAAGAGGCTGTTGCTCCCGGACAACTATCCTGCTGACGCCCCTCCCCCGCTGCGGAGGGAAGCCAACCCAGAGAAGATCAGGAGGATGATGGGGCTTGAGTGA
- a CDS encoding NADH-quinone oxidoreductase subunit B family protein: protein MASFRSGLTQWARKRSIWVFHVNAASCNGCDIEILASLTPRYDAERLGVELVPSPRHADVLLVTGTLNPLMKDRLKTVYDQMPEPKHVVAIGACALGGGVMKDCYNVGNGIDSAVPVDLYIPGCPPRPEAIIYGIMKLVLGGPADEVEGGIEIAR from the coding sequence GTGGCGAGTTTTAGGTCCGGCCTGACCCAGTGGGCGCGAAAGAGGTCCATCTGGGTCTTCCACGTCAACGCGGCCTCCTGCAACGGATGCGACATCGAGATACTTGCCTCGCTTACCCCGCGCTACGATGCCGAGAGGCTTGGCGTTGAGCTGGTCCCGAGCCCGAGGCACGCAGACGTCCTCCTGGTAACAGGGACCCTCAACCCCCTGATGAAAGACCGCCTCAAGACTGTCTACGACCAGATGCCCGAACCGAAGCACGTCGTGGCGATCGGCGCCTGCGCCCTGGGCGGAGGCGTCATGAAGGACTGCTACAACGTCGGAAATGGAATCGACTCCGCGGTTCCGGTGGACCTCTACATCCCCGGTTGCCCGCCCAGGCCTGAGGCGATAATCTACGGGATCATGAAGCTGGTCCTCGGTGGGCCAGCGGACGAAGTCGAAGGAGGTATCGAAATTGCCAGGTGA
- a CDS encoding hydrogenase maturation protease, protein MMGNDDGWLLQLSEMLDGSKKVNLVGIGNPIKQDDAVGLRVVSELLRILGPSPGPTIQIHQPSMSPERVLSALASKGERIVIFDAVEAGRKAGAIICASLNDTKFGFFATHNIPLRLIPGLAERTSDTFVVGIQSGLVDVGESLSDPVESSSKRLIAAVAGIARKAK, encoded by the coding sequence ATGATGGGTAACGACGACGGCTGGCTCCTTCAACTCTCTGAAATGCTCGACGGGAGCAAGAAGGTCAACCTCGTGGGAATCGGCAACCCGATCAAGCAGGATGATGCCGTCGGTCTTCGAGTCGTCTCCGAGCTCCTGCGCATCCTGGGTCCTTCCCCAGGGCCAACAATTCAGATCCACCAGCCGTCGATGAGCCCCGAGCGGGTCCTCTCGGCCCTCGCATCGAAGGGCGAGAGAATCGTCATCTTCGACGCCGTGGAGGCAGGGAGGAAAGCGGGCGCAATAATCTGCGCTTCCCTCAACGACACGAAGTTCGGTTTCTTCGCTACGCACAACATCCCCCTCAGACTCATCCCGGGATTGGCGGAGAGAACTTCGGACACCTTCGTCGTCGGCATCCAGTCAGGGTTGGTGGACGTCGGAGAGAGCCTCTCGGATCCTGTCGAGTCCTCGAGCAAGAGGCTCATCGCCGCCGTAGCCGGGATTGCGAGGAAGGCAAAATGA
- a CDS encoding hydrogenase maturation nickel metallochaperone HypA produces the protein MHEYVFADKILQSVLEETRGRKRGPLVIRVEVGEMLGLTRESLTSAFAVLSKGTRVETAKLQVRFTKGSVECPRCGFTGRLKLERHEHGIDPAFACPDCGSSLRVQEGLEAKLIAVE, from the coding sequence TTGCACGAGTACGTCTTCGCAGACAAGATACTGCAGTCGGTGCTCGAGGAGACGAGGGGAAGGAAGAGGGGCCCACTGGTGATCAGAGTGGAGGTCGGCGAGATGCTGGGGCTAACCAGGGAGTCTCTGACGTCGGCGTTCGCGGTCCTCTCGAAGGGAACGAGGGTGGAAACGGCAAAGCTCCAGGTGCGCTTCACGAAGGGCTCGGTCGAATGCCCAAGGTGCGGATTCACGGGGAGGCTGAAACTAGAAAGGCACGAACACGGCATCGACCCGGCGTTCGCGTGCCCCGATTGCGGCTCCTCTCTGCGGGTGCAGGAAGGCTTGGAGGCGAAACTAATCGCGGTCGAGTAG
- a CDS encoding Fic family protein — translation MAKKPIHHMDFPTLVEANKEVVLLTREPHEYTQADGEKLEELLQEVASRADNQDFEEAVPEKASLLVFKIASGQHFHAGNKRTALVAGLVFLNKNGFKIKINDPDFVSTVDKVGMAAASLDDLNAAMRRLMTKSAVERKGWDNALKQTVEANKKFLTDLGS, via the coding sequence GTGGCGAAAAAACCCATCCATCACATGGACTTCCCAACCCTTGTCGAAGCAAACAAGGAAGTGGTCCTGCTCACTCGGGAGCCCCACGAGTACACCCAGGCAGACGGGGAGAAGCTCGAGGAGTTGCTCCAGGAGGTCGCCTCCCGGGCGGACAACCAGGATTTCGAGGAAGCTGTCCCGGAGAAGGCCTCCCTCCTTGTCTTCAAGATCGCGAGCGGCCAGCACTTCCACGCTGGGAACAAGAGGACCGCCCTGGTGGCGGGCCTTGTCTTCCTCAACAAGAACGGCTTTAAGATCAAGATTAACGATCCTGACTTCGTCTCCACGGTGGACAAAGTGGGAATGGCGGCTGCCAGCCTCGACGACCTCAACGCGGCCATGAGGAGGCTGATGACAAAATCAGCGGTCGAAAGGAAGGGCTGGGACAACGCGCTCAAGCAGACCGTCGAGGCCAACAAGAAATTCCTGACAGACCTGGGTTCCTGA
- a CDS encoding aspartate aminotransferase family protein has protein sequence MRRESLVNLEESHSIGIPAQEDVVVARARGTHVWDVSGKRYTDLFSGIAVANVGHAHPEVVKAISKQARRYIHVSGTYHNDISPLLAAELCRIAPRGLERCFFANSGAEAVEGSVKFAKKLATVRGNSGMVLIALQGSFHGRLGLSLTLTGQHKYKEKLGNFASYPGVVHVPPPYHYRYGSGLSPDEFGRRSADTLSEILDSYLPGDVSAMIIEPILGEGGIIVPPDNYLPAVLRICKERGIAFIADEVQTGIGRTGKMFASEHWGLKPDIMALAKGLGGGLPLAAILATSEVSGSMDPGDHFSTFGGNPVCCAAGLAALGVMKRERLVLNSARRGSQIMKLLGEVATKRVQVGEVRGKGLMIGVELVTDSKKTPAKKQAAAVKAEMMKRGFLIGVGGIHKNVLRVQPPLLITANEIVSAAGALDASIAAAFL, from the coding sequence GTGAGACGCGAGTCTCTGGTAAACCTCGAAGAGTCGCATTCCATCGGCATCCCCGCCCAGGAGGACGTGGTTGTCGCCAGGGCTCGAGGGACCCATGTCTGGGACGTCTCAGGCAAACGATACACCGACCTCTTCTCGGGGATCGCGGTGGCCAACGTAGGCCACGCCCACCCCGAAGTCGTGAAGGCAATTTCAAAACAGGCCCGCCGATACATACACGTCTCCGGCACCTACCACAACGACATCTCCCCGCTCCTGGCAGCCGAGCTCTGCCGGATTGCACCCAGGGGCCTTGAGAGGTGTTTCTTCGCGAACAGCGGCGCCGAGGCGGTCGAGGGGAGCGTGAAGTTCGCCAAGAAGCTGGCCACAGTTAGAGGGAACAGCGGGATGGTCCTAATCGCCCTGCAGGGGTCCTTCCACGGGCGCCTCGGCCTTTCGCTCACCCTGACCGGCCAGCACAAGTACAAGGAGAAACTCGGCAATTTCGCAAGCTACCCTGGTGTCGTCCACGTGCCGCCGCCCTACCACTACAGATACGGCTCCGGCCTCTCTCCTGACGAGTTCGGGAGGCGAAGCGCGGACACCTTGTCCGAGATCCTCGATTCCTATCTGCCGGGAGACGTCTCCGCAATGATCATCGAACCCATCCTCGGCGAAGGCGGAATCATCGTTCCCCCAGACAACTACCTCCCCGCTGTGCTCCGCATATGCAAAGAGAGGGGCATCGCATTCATCGCCGACGAGGTCCAGACCGGGATAGGTCGCACCGGGAAGATGTTCGCGAGCGAACACTGGGGGTTGAAGCCCGACATCATGGCCCTAGCGAAGGGGCTAGGAGGGGGCCTCCCCCTGGCAGCGATTCTCGCTACCAGCGAAGTCTCCGGATCGATGGACCCTGGGGACCACTTCTCGACCTTCGGTGGCAACCCAGTCTGCTGCGCCGCGGGCCTGGCGGCCCTCGGAGTCATGAAGAGGGAGCGCCTCGTCCTGAACTCAGCCCGGAGAGGGTCTCAAATAATGAAGCTGCTGGGGGAGGTCGCCACGAAGCGGGTCCAGGTCGGGGAGGTTAGAGGGAAGGGGCTTATGATTGGGGTCGAGCTCGTCACCGACTCGAAGAAGACGCCAGCGAAGAAGCAGGCAGCGGCGGTCAAAGCGGAGATGATGAAACGCGGTTTTCTCATAGGCGTCGGCGGCATCCACAAGAACGTCCTCCGTGTTCAGCCCCCCCTGTTGATCACTGCAAACGAGATAGTGAGCGCCGCGGGCGCACTGGACGCGTCGATTGCCGCAGCCTTCCTTTGA
- a CDS encoding CBS domain-containing protein codes for MPSDKDQVGYVMSKKVVTVTQDAPIASVLKLMVKHGIGSVVVLEGGKPVGMITERDFVNQISEHGARALEGRVSRVASRPLVSVGPKTEIWEAFTIMLRKKIRRLAVMKDERLVGIVTERDLFRWVVMVAYEPNIPAEISKLIAQNP; via the coding sequence TTGCCCTCCGATAAGGACCAGGTCGGATACGTCATGTCGAAGAAGGTGGTGACAGTGACCCAGGACGCACCAATCGCCTCAGTGCTGAAGCTCATGGTGAAACATGGGATAGGTTCGGTCGTCGTCCTAGAGGGGGGAAAGCCAGTCGGGATGATCACGGAAAGGGACTTCGTCAACCAGATCTCGGAGCATGGAGCCAGGGCCCTGGAAGGAAGGGTCAGCCGGGTCGCCTCTCGGCCGCTGGTATCGGTCGGCCCGAAAACCGAGATTTGGGAGGCCTTCACCATCATGCTGCGCAAGAAGATCAGGCGCTTGGCAGTCATGAAGGATGAGAGGCTCGTAGGAATTGTGACAGAGAGAGACCTCTTCAGGTGGGTTGTGATGGTGGCCTACGAACCGAACATCCCTGCGGAAATCAGCAAGCTGATCGCCCAGAACCCCTGA
- a CDS encoding metallophosphoesterase yields the protein MAPQGTAPRKRLFFATDVHSSERTFSKFLRAAEYYKADALILGGDLTGKFLAPFIRESDGSYFTDFQGNPVHLKDDAEMKAMEETVRTAGYYVYTTTRSEYEELKSDKGKVDKIFLEKMLEVLERWVDRAEEELAKSGIPLFITGGNDDPFAVDDFMRSHGTAHVSYCEGEIADVLGYEMAASGYSNMTPWNLPRDLSEEELEVALEKIVSKVANCRKAIFTIHVPPFDTGMDLAIWLNKDLKYQHYGQPIEGPIGSHAVFNILEKYQPLLSLHGHVHESRCFYKLGRTMCFNPGSEYTEGTLRGVIINLKDDKMESYQFTSG from the coding sequence ATGGCACCTCAAGGAACCGCTCCTCGAAAGAGGCTCTTCTTCGCCACAGACGTCCATTCTTCCGAGCGGACTTTCAGCAAATTCCTCAGGGCCGCGGAGTACTATAAGGCCGACGCGCTCATTCTGGGAGGAGACCTCACCGGGAAATTCCTGGCCCCTTTCATAAGAGAATCAGACGGGTCGTACTTCACGGATTTCCAGGGCAACCCTGTCCATCTCAAAGACGACGCCGAGATGAAAGCAATGGAAGAGACGGTCAGGACAGCGGGATACTACGTCTACACGACCACCAGGTCGGAGTACGAAGAGCTGAAGAGCGACAAGGGCAAGGTCGACAAGATCTTCCTTGAGAAGATGCTCGAGGTGCTCGAACGATGGGTCGACCGCGCGGAGGAGGAGCTGGCCAAGAGCGGCATACCGCTCTTCATAACCGGCGGGAACGACGACCCCTTCGCAGTTGACGACTTCATGAGGTCGCACGGCACAGCCCACGTCAGCTACTGCGAAGGAGAGATTGCAGACGTACTCGGATACGAAATGGCTGCGTCTGGCTACTCGAACATGACCCCTTGGAACCTGCCCCGAGACCTTTCGGAGGAGGAGCTCGAAGTCGCGCTGGAGAAGATCGTATCCAAGGTGGCGAACTGCAGGAAAGCGATATTCACGATACACGTCCCTCCCTTCGACACCGGGATGGACCTGGCAATCTGGCTCAACAAGGACCTGAAGTACCAGCACTACGGCCAGCCAATCGAAGGCCCCATAGGCAGTCACGCCGTCTTCAACATCCTGGAAAAGTACCAGCCTCTACTGAGCCTCCACGGCCATGTGCACGAATCGAGGTGCTTCTACAAGCTGGGAAGGACCATGTGCTTCAACCCCGGAAGCGAATACACCGAAGGGACGCTCCGTGGGGTAATAATCAACCTGAAGGACGACAAGATGGAATCCTACCAGTTCACGTCCGGGTAG